Proteins from a genomic interval of Clostridium sp. 'deep sea':
- a CDS encoding B12-binding domain-containing radical SAM protein, whose product MKIVLVDVAAKYIHTGLAVRYLYQCCVNTFKNTVILEKTINEPLDTILADIYREKPQVVGFSCYIWNITTILPVCKTLKEIMPSVKIVLGGPEVSFDSQNVLQENIAIDFVISGEGEGTLPKLLAAIQNNNNYADIKGLSYRDKKNIIDNSSYECLDLATLPITYDEKTLKDTKHRIIYYECSRGCPYRCAYCLSGLAGKVRFLPMERIKKELYYLAVKKQVKQIKFVDRTFNHNKQFTIEIFEYLKKLPGDTNFHFEIRADLLDEEVIEVLKDLPHGKFQFEIGVQSTNKETLVAINRPHNWKKIIDNVRAVKSLGTIHQHLDLIAGLPHENYNCFVKSFNDVYILQPEMLQLGFLKLIKGSKLWQNRANFGFKFRHYPPYEVLSTKWISYDEMLKLKDIEAVLELYYNSGNFVNTINYVVNVNKGFSFYESLAKWFRVNDLFTKKHSLEALFELLFNYLKECSDKQQHIYVALLKLDFLSHFMHRKLPKYLEHVEVNNYKLWVYNILKKPEVLNLLPQHQRDLQARQIIKFTHFEVFNINPLKTNDKLALPKKTVLMFYYNHVNKNWHSRKARVFDISNV is encoded by the coding sequence GTGAAAATAGTACTGGTTGATGTAGCAGCAAAATATATTCATACTGGTTTGGCAGTGCGTTATTTATATCAGTGCTGTGTTAACACCTTTAAAAACACAGTTATATTAGAAAAAACTATAAACGAACCGTTAGATACTATTTTAGCAGATATCTATAGGGAGAAACCGCAAGTTGTTGGTTTCTCCTGTTACATTTGGAATATAACTACCATACTACCCGTATGCAAAACCCTTAAAGAAATTATGCCTAGTGTTAAAATTGTGTTGGGTGGACCAGAGGTATCTTTCGATTCTCAAAATGTTTTACAAGAAAACATAGCCATTGATTTTGTAATAAGTGGCGAGGGAGAGGGCACTCTACCTAAGCTTTTAGCTGCAATTCAAAATAATAACAATTACGCAGATATTAAGGGTCTTAGCTACCGAGATAAAAAAAACATTATAGACAATAGCTCTTATGAGTGTTTAGATTTAGCTACCCTTCCTATTACTTATGACGAAAAAACTCTTAAAGATACTAAGCATAGAATTATTTATTATGAGTGCTCGAGAGGCTGTCCTTACAGATGTGCCTATTGTTTATCAGGTTTAGCTGGTAAGGTACGTTTTTTGCCTATGGAAAGAATAAAAAAAGAGCTTTATTACTTGGCTGTAAAAAAACAGGTTAAGCAAATAAAGTTTGTGGATAGAACTTTTAATCATAATAAGCAGTTTACTATTGAAATTTTTGAGTACCTAAAAAAATTACCAGGTGATACTAATTTTCATTTTGAAATTAGAGCAGATTTACTCGATGAAGAGGTTATTGAGGTTTTAAAAGACCTGCCTCATGGTAAGTTTCAGTTTGAAATAGGTGTACAAAGTACCAATAAAGAAACATTAGTAGCTATAAACAGACCCCATAATTGGAAAAAGATTATTGATAATGTTAGGGCAGTTAAAAGCCTAGGAACTATTCATCAGCATTTGGATTTAATTGCTGGCTTACCACATGAAAACTATAACTGTTTTGTAAAATCTTTTAATGATGTGTATATACTACAACCAGAGATGTTACAACTAGGATTTTTAAAGCTTATAAAGGGCTCAAAGCTTTGGCAAAATAGAGCCAATTTTGGCTTTAAATTTAGGCATTATCCGCCCTATGAAGTATTAAGCACTAAGTGGATTAGCTATGATGAAATGTTAAAGCTTAAAGACATTGAGGCGGTATTGGAGCTATATTATAACAGCGGTAATTTTGTAAACACAATTAATTATGTTGTTAATGTAAATAAAGGATTTAGCTTTTATGAGTCATTGGCTAAATGGTTTAGAGTAAATGATTTATTTACTAAAAAACACAGTTTAGAGGCACTATTTGAGCTGCTATTTAACTACTTAAAAGAGTGCAGTGACAAACAACAGCATATATATGTAGCGCTGTTAAAGTTAGATTTTTTAAGCCACTTTATGCACAGAAAACTACCCAAGTATTTAGAGCATGTTGAAGTGAATAATTATAAATTGTGGGTATATAATATCTTAAAGAAACCTGAGGTTTTAAATCTTTTACCTCAACACCAGCGTGATTTACAAGCGCGCCAAATAATAAAGTTCACTCATTTTGAGGTATTTAACATTAATCCGCTAAAAACAAATGACAAATTAGCTTTACCCAAAAAAACAGTGTTAATGTTTTACTATAACCACGTTAATAAAAATTGGCATTCTCGCAAGGCTAGGGTATTTGATATAAGTAATGTATGA
- a CDS encoding amidohydrolase family protein — translation MITIIKNGKVFTGLNDSLEDLTIVLDGKTIKEVSNKVDLTKYQDATIVDAKGRTVLPGLIDCHVHIDSEGDADMWRSASDAVPRKTLRAQMIAKKILDAGFTTVRNLGTDGGIDIELAKAIDQGMVQGTRIIPSGRVICMTGGHGWTMGREVDGADEARKGTREVLRSGAKIIKIMATGGVMTEGVEPGSPQMTIAEMSAAVEEAHKAGCKTASHAQGTTGIKNAIKAGLDSIEHGIFLDEEAIQMMLDNNVAMIPTLVAPYRINEGGVEAGIPEYAVKKSMRVADSHIKSFKMAVDAGVKIAMGTDSGTPLNRPGNNAFELELFVRFGMTELQALKATTTVAADVCDMADKIGSLECGKYADVVIFDGNPLKDIKCLQQTPYLVIKEGKIVR, via the coding sequence ATGATTACTATTATTAAGAATGGTAAAGTTTTTACTGGTTTAAATGATTCACTAGAGGATTTAACTATTGTATTAGATGGCAAAACTATTAAAGAGGTTTCCAATAAAGTAGATTTAACTAAGTATCAAGACGCTACAATAGTTGATGCTAAAGGCCGTACTGTATTACCAGGTTTAATTGATTGTCATGTTCATATCGACAGTGAGGGCGATGCAGATATGTGGAGATCTGCAAGCGATGCCGTTCCTCGTAAAACACTTAGGGCTCAAATGATTGCTAAAAAGATTTTAGATGCAGGATTTACCACAGTTCGTAACCTAGGTACAGACGGTGGTATAGATATTGAATTAGCAAAAGCAATTGATCAAGGTATGGTGCAAGGAACAAGAATTATTCCTTCGGGTAGAGTTATCTGTATGACTGGTGGACATGGTTGGACAATGGGAAGAGAAGTTGACGGAGCAGATGAGGCTCGTAAAGGAACCCGTGAAGTATTACGTTCTGGAGCTAAAATTATTAAAATAATGGCTACAGGTGGTGTTATGACAGAGGGTGTAGAACCTGGATCACCTCAAATGACCATTGCAGAAATGAGCGCAGCTGTAGAAGAGGCTCATAAAGCTGGTTGCAAAACAGCCTCTCATGCCCAAGGAACAACTGGAATAAAGAATGCTATTAAAGCAGGCTTAGATTCTATTGAACACGGAATTTTCCTAGATGAAGAAGCTATTCAAATGATGTTAGACAATAATGTTGCTATGATACCTACTTTAGTGGCTCCTTATAGAATTAATGAGGGCGGAGTTGAAGCTGGTATTCCTGAATATGCTGTTAAAAAATCTATGAGAGTAGCAGATAGTCATATAAAAAGCTTTAAAATGGCTGTAGATGCTGGTGTTAAAATAGCCATGGGTACTGACTCTGGCACACCACTTAATAGACCCGGAAACAATGCCTTTGAGCTTGAGCTATTTGTAAGGTTTGGTATGACAGAATTACAGGCTCTAAAAGCGACTACAACAGTTGCTGCTGATGTTTGTGACATGGCCGATAAAATTGGCTCTCTTGAGTGTGGTAAGTATGCAGACGTAGTTATTTTTGACGGAAACCCCCTTAAGGATATAAAATGTTTACAACAAACCCCTTACCTAGTAATTAAAGAGGGCAAAATTGTTAGATAA
- a CDS encoding D-glycerate dehydrogenase has protein sequence MKKVLVTSKLPGEYLNWLSTKCDLTVYDGPNKFMSYSELLAVVHTYDGLLTFVTNKIDKTIIDAGKKLKVISNYAVGYNNIDVEYCTKRGIKVCNTPGVLTETTADCAFALLLATARRIVEADKYVRDKKFTGWQPDLFMGLDVYGKTLGIIGMGRIGKAVSKRASGFNMRVIYYDYSQDKQNKQATKVSLEQVLTESDFISLHVPYLQSTHHLIDENALKSMKSSAILINTARGPVVDEKALALALKNGTIAGAGLDVFEKEPTVYEDLLNLNNAILLPHIGSSSLATRHKMVELAVKNLWQVINNKPPLHAVN, from the coding sequence ATGAAAAAAGTATTAGTAACAAGTAAATTACCCGGTGAATACCTTAATTGGCTGTCTACAAAATGTGATTTAACGGTTTATGATGGGCCTAATAAATTTATGTCATACAGTGAGCTTTTAGCTGTAGTACATACCTATGATGGTTTATTAACTTTTGTGACAAATAAAATAGATAAAACAATTATAGATGCAGGTAAAAAACTTAAAGTAATTAGTAATTATGCAGTTGGTTACAATAACATAGATGTAGAGTATTGTACCAAAAGAGGCATAAAGGTTTGTAATACCCCCGGTGTTTTAACAGAAACTACAGCGGATTGTGCTTTTGCTTTATTATTAGCTACAGCTCGTAGAATTGTTGAAGCAGATAAATATGTTAGGGATAAAAAATTTACTGGTTGGCAACCAGATTTATTTATGGGTTTAGATGTTTATGGTAAAACCTTGGGCATAATTGGTATGGGTAGAATTGGCAAAGCTGTGAGTAAAAGAGCTAGTGGTTTTAATATGCGGGTAATTTATTATGATTATAGTCAAGATAAACAAAATAAACAAGCAACTAAGGTTAGTTTAGAGCAGGTTTTAACAGAGAGTGACTTTATTAGTTTACATGTTCCATACTTACAAAGTACCCATCACCTAATAGATGAAAATGCCCTTAAAAGCATGAAAAGCAGTGCAATACTAATAAATACAGCACGTGGACCTGTTGTTGATGAGAAAGCACTAGCTTTAGCTTTAAAAAATGGTACAATAGCAGGTGCAGGGCTAGATGTATTTGAAAAGGAACCAACCGTTTATGAAGATTTGCTTAATTTAAACAATGCTATTTTATTGCCCCATATTGGTAGTAGTTCTTTAGCAACTCGACATAAAATGGTAGAGCTTGCTGTAAAAAACTTATGGCAAGTTATAAATAACAAGCCGCCGTTACATGCGGTAAACTAA
- the dapD gene encoding 2,3,4,5-tetrahydropyridine-2,6-dicarboxylate N-acetyltransferase — protein MWMNSYDLIRFISESTKKTPVIVHLAGSLKEVDFSNLDFFGNNEFGTLLCELNEWQELYKKYQNKFTKTKVFNDRRNSAIPLLNYEKINARIEPGAFIRDMVEIGDNAVIMMGAVINLGAVIGAGTMIDMNVVIGGRGTIGNNCHIGAGTVIAGVIEPPSATPVIVEDDVVIGANAVVLEGVRIGKGSVVAAGAVVTEDVPPGVVVAGTPARVIKQKDEKTETKTQLIESLRKLNDN, from the coding sequence ATGTGGATGAACTCATACGATTTAATAAGATTTATTAGTGAAAGCACTAAAAAAACGCCTGTAATTGTTCACTTAGCAGGTAGTTTAAAAGAAGTTGATTTTAGTAACTTAGATTTTTTTGGCAACAACGAATTTGGTACACTTTTATGTGAACTGAATGAGTGGCAAGAGTTATATAAAAAATACCAGAATAAATTTACAAAAACAAAGGTATTTAATGATAGAAGAAACTCTGCTATTCCACTACTAAACTACGAAAAAATCAATGCCCGTATAGAGCCAGGTGCCTTTATTAGAGACATGGTTGAGATTGGTGATAATGCAGTTATTATGATGGGAGCTGTTATTAATCTTGGGGCTGTTATAGGTGCTGGCACAATGATTGATATGAATGTAGTTATTGGTGGCAGAGGAACTATAGGAAATAATTGTCATATAGGTGCTGGTACTGTTATTGCTGGTGTAATTGAGCCACCTAGTGCTACTCCAGTTATAGTTGAAGACGATGTAGTTATTGGAGCAAACGCAGTGGTTTTAGAGGGAGTACGAATTGGTAAAGGTTCTGTAGTTGCTGCTGGTGCAGTAGTTACCGAAGATGTACCACCAGGGGTAGTAGTAGCCGGTACTCCTGCTAGAGTTATTAAGCAAAAAGATGAAAAAACAGAGACAAAAACTCAATTAATTGAAAGCCTAAGAAAGCTTAATGATAATTAA
- a CDS encoding N-acetyldiaminopimelate deacetylase — protein sequence MVNKMLEHRYALHRIPEIGNKEFKTTAYLLQTLIDMGGWAIDQPLATGLVAYRKGTVGNKCVAFRADIDALPMEEQTGAPCASTHKGFMHACGHDTHMSVALGLAQYVTENPCEEDVLIIFQPAEEGPGGAMPMIEAGILEKYNPDEVYAFHISPDFPVGTVATKPGTLFVSNSELFVDLYGKSCHGALPHEGNDMIIAGMNLVNQLQTIISRNINASHCAVVTVGKFMAGTRLNIVSDHARIEGTIRVMDPQDLPIIKERITDLVEGIARGFNAKHKLDFGSSYSAVVNNKEKIARFKEIVEALPNIKYVECEHTMASEDFGFFLERVPGLMFWLGSKNPDSVDVGLHHPQFYPADESLEHGLNVMKALLTF from the coding sequence GTGGTAAATAAAATGTTAGAACACCGCTATGCATTACATCGTATTCCCGAAATAGGGAATAAAGAGTTTAAAACTACAGCTTATCTTTTGCAAACACTCATTGATATGGGAGGCTGGGCTATTGATCAGCCGTTAGCAACTGGGTTAGTTGCTTATCGTAAAGGAACAGTAGGTAATAAATGTGTAGCATTTAGAGCAGATATAGATGCCCTACCTATGGAAGAGCAAACAGGTGCCCCTTGTGCATCAACACATAAAGGCTTTATGCATGCCTGTGGACATGATACTCACATGTCTGTTGCATTAGGTTTAGCACAGTATGTTACTGAAAACCCCTGTGAAGAAGATGTATTGATCATTTTTCAGCCAGCAGAAGAAGGTCCTGGTGGCGCTATGCCTATGATAGAAGCTGGAATTTTAGAAAAGTATAATCCAGACGAAGTATATGCCTTTCACATTAGCCCAGATTTTCCAGTAGGTACAGTGGCAACAAAGCCAGGAACATTATTTGTAAGTAATAGTGAGTTGTTTGTAGATTTATATGGCAAGTCATGCCATGGAGCATTACCACATGAAGGCAATGACATGATTATAGCTGGTATGAACTTAGTTAATCAGTTACAAACCATTATAAGTAGAAATATAAATGCCTCACACTGTGCTGTGGTTACTGTGGGTAAATTTATGGCAGGAACTCGCTTAAATATAGTTAGTGATCATGCCCGTATTGAGGGAACTATTAGGGTTATGGATCCCCAAGATTTGCCTATTATTAAAGAACGAATTACAGATTTAGTAGAGGGTATAGCACGTGGTTTTAATGCAAAACATAAGTTAGATTTTGGTTCTAGTTATTCAGCTGTAGTAAACAATAAAGAGAAAATTGCTAGGTTTAAAGAAATAGTTGAAGCACTACCCAATATTAAATATGTTGAGTGCGAACATACTATGGCAAGTGAAGACTTTGGCTTCTTTTTAGAGAGAGTACCTGGCCTAATGTTTTGGTTAGGAAGTAAAAATCCTGACTCTGTAGATGTAGGTTTACATCACCCTCAGTTTTATCCTGCAGATGAATCACTTGAACATGGCTTAAACGTAATGAAAGCCTTGTTAACTTTTTAA
- the rapZ gene encoding RNase adapter RapZ, with protein sequence MSNLQVLIITGMSGAGKSLALDFLEDRGYYCVDNLPPKLIPTFIDLCLGSDDLNKIALGIDIRGGRFFSDLDNALTAVKQKEVSYRIVYIEADNEVLVNRFKETRRLHPLNDQYNNLLDSINGERSVLLPLRLNADILINTTGLRPLQLKDKLFSYLDVYRSGKMMEISVMSFGFKNGIPLDADLVFDVRFLPNPYYDPMLRSRRGIERDVQEFIWKHPLAHEYLQKLTDLLLFSIPQYELEGKTQLTIAIGCTGGHHRSVAVADKLYNILLHKQYSVSVKHRDINVER encoded by the coding sequence ATGTCTAATTTACAGGTATTAATAATAACAGGGATGTCGGGTGCGGGAAAATCTTTAGCATTAGATTTTTTAGAAGATAGAGGCTATTACTGTGTAGATAATCTACCTCCCAAGCTTATTCCTACTTTTATAGATTTATGTTTAGGCTCTGATGATTTAAATAAAATAGCTTTAGGCATAGATATTAGGGGGGGGCGTTTTTTTAGTGACCTAGATAACGCCTTAACTGCCGTAAAGCAAAAAGAAGTAAGCTATAGAATTGTATATATTGAAGCAGATAACGAGGTGTTAGTAAATAGGTTTAAAGAAACTCGCAGATTACACCCTTTAAATGATCAATATAATAATTTATTAGACAGTATTAATGGAGAGAGAAGTGTATTATTACCCTTAAGGCTTAATGCAGATATACTTATTAATACTACAGGTTTAAGACCATTACAATTAAAAGATAAACTTTTCTCTTATTTAGATGTATATCGTAGCGGCAAAATGATGGAAATTTCGGTGATGTCTTTTGGGTTTAAAAATGGGATTCCCTTAGATGCTGATTTGGTATTTGATGTAAGGTTTTTACCTAATCCTTATTACGACCCAATGTTAAGAAGCCGAAGAGGAATAGAAAGAGATGTGCAAGAGTTTATTTGGAAACATCCCCTTGCACACGAATACTTACAAAAACTAACTGATCTTTTATTGTTTTCTATACCTCAGTACGAATTAGAGGGTAAAACCCAACTAACCATTGCTATAGGATGTACGGGCGGGCATCATCGCTCTGTAGCTGTAGCAGATAAGCTTTATAACATATTATTACATAAACAATATTCAGTAAGTGTAAAACATAGAGATATTAATGTAGAAAGGTAG
- the yvcK gene encoding uridine diphosphate-N-acetylglucosamine-binding protein YvcK, with amino-acid sequence MDFIKWLLPGIGVKRWFLLAILGILIFTQGLLYTASIIWPQIISVKFGNDYMIVYAILMLVIGLVVLITSIKQLLKSVLKAYLEEDYEHQHGKVIDVLIKQNILKYAPKIVAIGGGTGLSNLLSGLREITTNITAVVTVADNGGSSGRLRKMDIPAPGDIRNCILSLASAGDSMYDLFNYRYENDDNVPEGLEGHSFGNLFLATLTRITGDFPSAVKLACQVLAVKGKVLPVTDCSSVHLQAELQNGEIITGECEIGKTTDKIKEISLTTDCKVTEEVKEVIGDADLIVIGPGSLYTSIIATLLPNGMIAALKNTNAEVVYISNIMTQANESLNHSVADHIKAVEKHIGENVLDAVVVNTTTISDDIRELYHEEGADLAIVDKAELASLNPHIIYANLLEINNQKNVRHCPEKLAWALAKYMFEDKKKRVAR; translated from the coding sequence ATGGATTTCATAAAATGGTTACTACCCGGCATAGGTGTTAAGAGATGGTTCTTATTAGCTATACTAGGCATTCTTATCTTTACCCAAGGTTTGCTGTATACAGCATCAATAATTTGGCCTCAAATAATTAGTGTTAAATTTGGCAATGACTATATGATTGTTTATGCAATACTAATGTTAGTTATAGGGCTAGTTGTGTTGATAACCTCTATTAAACAATTACTAAAATCTGTTTTAAAGGCCTATCTGGAAGAGGACTATGAGCATCAACATGGTAAGGTTATAGATGTATTAATTAAACAAAATATTTTAAAATATGCTCCTAAAATAGTTGCCATTGGTGGAGGAACGGGGCTCTCTAATTTACTAAGTGGTTTACGAGAAATAACCACAAATATTACTGCAGTTGTTACAGTAGCAGACAATGGTGGTAGCTCGGGTAGATTAAGAAAAATGGATATACCTGCTCCAGGAGATATTCGTAACTGTATATTATCCTTAGCTTCTGCTGGAGATAGCATGTATGACTTATTTAATTATAGATACGAAAACGATGACAACGTACCTGAGGGATTAGAGGGGCACAGCTTTGGTAACCTATTTTTAGCCACTTTAACTAGAATAACAGGAGATTTTCCTTCGGCTGTAAAACTTGCTTGCCAAGTATTAGCAGTTAAAGGTAAGGTTTTGCCTGTAACAGATTGTAGCAGTGTTCATTTACAAGCAGAGCTACAAAACGGTGAAATAATTACTGGTGAATGTGAAATTGGTAAAACAACTGATAAAATAAAGGAGATATCTTTAACTACTGACTGTAAGGTTACTGAAGAGGTTAAAGAGGTTATAGGTGACGCAGATTTAATAGTAATAGGTCCGGGAAGTTTATATACTAGTATAATAGCTACCTTGTTGCCCAACGGCATGATAGCTGCCTTAAAAAATACAAATGCAGAAGTAGTATATATAAGTAATATTATGACACAGGCAAATGAAAGCCTTAATCATTCTGTAGCTGATCATATTAAAGCTGTAGAGAAACATATTGGAGAAAATGTACTAGATGCAGTGGTGGTAAACACAACAACTATTAGTGATGATATAAGAGAATTGTATCATGAAGAAGGTGCGGATTTAGCTATAGTGGATAAAGCAGAATTAGCTAGCTTAAACCCTCACATCATATATGCGAATTTACTAGAAATTAATAATCAAAAAAATGTGCGCCACTGTCCAGAAAAATTAGCCTGGGCACTGGCAAAATACATGTTTGAAGATAAAAAGAAAAGGGTTGCTCGGTAG